Proteins encoded in a region of the Acidimicrobiia bacterium genome:
- a CDS encoding ABC transporter substrate-binding protein has product MSGTGRRLGTAALTIAIALGAITVGAVQATAATKKKPVVLTIGVKQDIDSLNPYSGVSVAAYEAWTLEYDTLLNLSADGLKAVPELSTNVPKVASDGLTWTYHLRHDVKWSDGTPFTADDVVYTLSRMKKEEWSNFVTFVSGFKSITAPDKYTVVVKTEKPDPRMPYIPAYILQKKQWSQVSTKDVGTFSNSNMIGTGPFRLQTFKKGQYTKFKANPDYFGGAPHIDGITLQLYTNDETMVQDLQNGVIDAASDIKASLFPRVKADSKLTAVAADDGSFSMLTLNTESDGKAKVGNGNAALQDPRVRIAIAHAIDKQTLVDKVLNGYGVVGQSMNVALAPRWDLDPVKDPYKFDIKEANKILDNAGYLDTNHDGVREMPGGGKPINLRYDIRSGSSIEAPDAQYISGWLKQIGIKTTVKTVSEDQLTPIENAGTFDMATWGWTPFTDPDAQLSYLTCGQVPKAPDDGSYNDAFYCNKKYDELYTQQRSQLDETKRIAEVQEMQQIFYNDVPYVVMFRAQNLQAYNHDRFTGFTPVPKPDGPVMIANDFLNYTDVKQAGTGGGSSSSGVVIIIILVIVALGVIVGIVLAMNRRRTADLRE; this is encoded by the coding sequence ATGTCCGGCACGGGCCGTCGACTCGGAACAGCCGCGCTGACGATCGCGATCGCGCTCGGTGCGATCACCGTCGGCGCGGTACAAGCAACCGCGGCGACGAAGAAGAAGCCGGTCGTGCTCACGATCGGCGTCAAGCAGGACATCGACAGCCTCAACCCGTACTCCGGCGTGAGCGTCGCGGCGTACGAGGCGTGGACACTCGAGTACGACACGCTGCTCAACCTCAGCGCCGACGGGCTCAAGGCCGTTCCCGAGCTCTCGACGAACGTGCCGAAGGTCGCGAGCGACGGCCTCACGTGGACGTACCACCTGCGCCACGACGTGAAGTGGTCGGACGGCACGCCGTTCACGGCCGACGACGTCGTGTACACGCTCTCGCGGATGAAGAAGGAGGAGTGGTCGAACTTCGTGACGTTCGTCAGCGGCTTCAAGTCGATCACCGCTCCCGACAAGTACACGGTCGTCGTCAAGACCGAGAAGCCCGACCCGCGGATGCCGTACATCCCTGCGTACATCCTGCAGAAGAAACAGTGGTCGCAGGTCTCGACGAAGGATGTCGGGACCTTCTCGAACTCGAACATGATCGGTACCGGCCCGTTCCGGCTGCAGACGTTCAAGAAGGGCCAGTACACGAAGTTCAAGGCGAACCCCGACTACTTCGGCGGCGCGCCGCACATCGACGGCATCACGCTCCAGCTCTACACGAACGACGAGACGATGGTGCAGGACCTCCAGAACGGGGTCATCGACGCCGCCAGCGACATCAAGGCCAGTCTCTTCCCGCGCGTGAAGGCCGACTCCAAGCTCACCGCGGTCGCCGCCGACGACGGCAGCTTCAGCATGCTGACGCTGAACACCGAGTCCGACGGCAAGGCGAAGGTCGGCAACGGCAACGCCGCGCTCCAGGACCCCCGCGTCCGCATCGCGATCGCGCACGCGATCGACAAGCAGACGCTCGTCGACAAGGTGCTGAACGGCTACGGCGTCGTCGGACAGTCGATGAACGTCGCGCTCGCACCGCGCTGGGACCTCGATCCGGTGAAGGACCCGTACAAGTTCGACATCAAGGAAGCGAACAAGATCCTCGACAACGCCGGCTATCTCGACACGAACCACGACGGCGTGCGCGAGATGCCGGGTGGCGGCAAGCCGATCAACCTCCGCTACGACATCCGCTCGGGCTCGTCGATCGAGGCGCCCGACGCGCAGTACATCTCGGGCTGGTTGAAGCAGATCGGCATCAAGACGACGGTCAAGACCGTGAGCGAGGACCAGCTCACGCCCATCGAGAACGCGGGCACGTTCGACATGGCGACCTGGGGCTGGACACCGTTCACCGACCCCGACGCGCAGCTGTCGTACCTGACCTGCGGCCAGGTGCCGAAGGCGCCCGACGACGGCTCGTACAACGACGCGTTCTACTGCAACAAGAAGTACGACGAGCTCTACACCCAGCAACGCTCGCAGCTCGACGAGACGAAGCGCATCGCCGAAGTGCAGGAGATGCAGCAGATCTTCTACAACGACGTGCCCTACGTCGTGATGTTCCGTGCGCAGAACCTGCAGGCCTACAACCACGACCGCTTCACGGGCTTCACGCCGGTTCCGAAGCCCGACGGTCCGGTGATGATCGCCAATGACTTCCTGAACTACACGGACGTCAAGCAGGCCGGCACCGGCGGCGGCTCGAGCAGCAGCGGCGTCGTGATCATCATCATCCTCGTGATCGTCGCGCTCGGCGTCATCGTCGGAATCGTCCTGGCGATGAACCGCCGCCGTACCGCGGATCTCCGCGAGTAA
- a CDS encoding ABC transporter permease produces the protein MSTRFVVRKIVGSILTLFVVLVFNFFLFRIVKSDPVGSFLRGRNVPPEVKARLRHQFGLDKSKWAQFWLYMKQTLHGNLGTSFKAGRPVTYEIGNAIWPTIWLVGLSTILSTIIGLLLGIKSAWQRNSWFDRFATGISMFTYATPDFFLGMLLLAAFAFSFKVLPTSGIQSPSASGAGFSHLIDEAKHLILPSLTLTIGYMGEYMIVMRSSLIEVMGEDFLKVARARGLRDALVRRRHAVPNAMLPTVTLVTLNLGFVLSGAIAVEQVFSWPGLGKATADAVANQDFPMLQGLFLLFTGAVIVANLVSDLLYGYLDPRVRVG, from the coding sequence GTGAGCACGCGCTTCGTCGTCCGCAAGATCGTCGGGTCGATCCTGACGTTGTTCGTCGTGCTCGTGTTCAACTTCTTCCTGTTCCGGATCGTGAAGAGCGATCCGGTGGGCAGCTTCCTGCGCGGCCGCAACGTGCCGCCCGAGGTGAAGGCGCGCCTGCGCCACCAGTTCGGCCTCGACAAGTCGAAGTGGGCGCAGTTCTGGCTCTACATGAAGCAGACGCTGCACGGGAACCTCGGCACGTCGTTCAAGGCCGGCCGTCCGGTCACGTACGAGATCGGAAACGCGATCTGGCCGACGATCTGGCTCGTCGGACTCTCGACGATCCTCTCGACGATCATCGGGTTGCTGCTCGGCATCAAGTCCGCGTGGCAGCGCAACAGCTGGTTCGACCGCTTCGCCACCGGTATCTCGATGTTCACGTACGCGACGCCGGACTTCTTCCTCGGCATGCTCTTGCTCGCGGCGTTCGCGTTCAGCTTCAAGGTGCTGCCGACGTCGGGCATCCAGAGTCCGTCGGCGAGCGGGGCCGGCTTCAGCCACCTGATCGACGAGGCGAAGCACCTCATCCTGCCGTCCCTCACGCTGACGATCGGCTACATGGGCGAGTACATGATCGTGATGCGCTCCTCGCTGATCGAGGTGATGGGCGAGGACTTCCTCAAGGTCGCGCGCGCCCGCGGCCTGCGTGACGCGCTCGTCCGGCGGCGCCACGCGGTACCCAACGCGATGCTCCCGACGGTCACGCTCGTCACGCTGAACCTCGGCTTCGTGCTCAGCGGCGCGATCGCGGTGGAGCAGGTGTTCTCGTGGCCCGGGCTCGGCAAGGCGACGGCCGACGCGGTCGCGAACCAGGACTTCCCGATGCTGCAGGGACTCTTCCTGCTCTTCACCGGCGCAGTGATCGTCGCGAACCTCGTCTCCGACCTGTTGTACGGCTACCTCGATCCACGGGTCCGCGTCGGATGA